The following DNA comes from Legionella sp. PATHC032.
TTACCACGTTCTTTTTGTCCTCATTGTAAAGCAATGGTTAAATGGTGGCAAAATATTCCCCTGTTAAGCTATATCTTGTTAAGAGGACGCTGTTATCAATGTGATAGTCGAATTTCAATTCGCTATCCTTTTGTTGAGCTGTTGACCACGGTTTTATCGCTATACGCCAGTTGGCATTTTGGGTTTACAACACAATTATTATTTGCTTTATTAGCCATCTGGATATTGATACCACTTGCTTTTATTGATCTTGATCATCAATTACTCCCTGATAGTCTCACTTTAGGGCTCTTATGGCTTGGCCTTATTGCTAATACCCAGAATGTATTTGTTAGTCTCAATGTTGCTGTATTAAGCTGTGTTGGAGCCTATTTAAGCTTATGGATATTTATTAATCTGTTTTATCTGATGACAGGTAAAGTAGGTATGGGACATGGTGATTTCAAGTTATTTGCAGCATTTGGCGCATGGTTTGGGTGGATGTATTTACCATTAATTCTTCTAATATCTTCAATAACTGGGGCTATCATTGGTTTGTTTTATTTAAAGACAAATGGTAAATCAAGAGATACTACTATACCCTTTGGCCCTTTTCTTTGTATTTCTGGATTAATAACTATGTTTTGGGGAGATTTAATTATCAATTGGTATATAGGTTATTGGATGTAAAATCTTGATGAGCTTAGCGTAATCCAACAATAAACAGAGACCACACGCCTAATATAACATGAGAAATGGATACCCCCAAAAGAGATTTCTGCCTGTGAAATAGCCATCCCCAAAAAAGTCCAGCGATAAAAGTTAATGAGGCAAAGGTTAGTCCCAGGTGAGTATGCATAGTTGCAAAGATTAGATTGGACAGAAAAATTGCATTCCATTGACGAAATATTTTTTCTCCAGGTAAAAAATGAAAAAAAGTGGATTGTAGAGCACTTCTGGCCATTAGCTCTTGAATGGGGGCAAAAAGGCTATATAAAAAAATCATAGCGAAGTAATGTACCCAGTCCACTTCATTATTGACCAAAAAGCGCTTTGTTCCAGAAAATAAAAGGTTATTATCCAGATGTTCGATACCTATTATAAAAAACACCTTTATTATTAGTACAAAAAGCATAACAGGAATTGTAAAAGCCAATGCTTCCAGAATGGTTTTTCCCCAATCTTTCGCAGTGATGCCAAATCTGGAATATGGTAGACCAGTAAAATGCATTGCAATGAGAATTGCTACTGCAAAGATTGAAATTAAGCAGATTGACAGTACGGTAGTGACAGTTACCTGATGTATTATGGTAACCAGGAAGTGTAGAGATAAAGTATAGAGGCAAATAATCCATAGTAGAGCTATGATAAATACACCCAATGCATTACGCCCTGCTGCTTCTTTGAGAGCTTGCTGCATATTTTTCACAGTTACTTCATTAGTGAAACGAAGTCTTCTGGAAAGTATTTGAGCCATGTTTTTAATTAATATCAAATTTAGTTTTGGTTTAGCCTTTACCTTTTCCAGCGGGTATTCTATGACAGTGAGGTCAGTTTTCGCTTTAACCGACGCGGAACGTCTATTATTTTCAACGAGTGCCATCTCACCAACAATTTCATCTTTAGTTAATGTAGCAATCACATGAATATTATGTTCTTCAAATTCATCAATGGTTTTTTTAAATATCTCAGCTACTCCTTCAACTATAATGAAGAAGGAGTCTGCTAAGTCACCTTCATTATAAATGATACTTCCAGCTGGATATTCGCGAGGTTTGCCAATTTTTGAAAAACTGACAAGATCATCTTTTGAGAAACCAATTGTTATCGATTGATAACTTCCTATTAATTCGTTATCCAATTGATTGCAGTTTTTAGAAGTATCATTTTGATTCATTCTCATTCCAATCCTAAATATGGAAGCCTAGATTTACTCTATTGATACAACTACGCTTTATAGCTTGTGAATAATTTATTATTTGATTAATAAACTATTAATAAACTGAATTTAAGGCATACCTTTTCTTCTTTGCATAATAGCTGAGAAAAATTCTGGTTTATTTAATCCCATTGATGCGAATATTTGAGGTATTTTATCCCAGCTCCCCTCTTGTTCAATACTGTCTACAACCAACTCAAATCCAGCATTCTTATCGCTTTCTACACCCCAGCCATTGATAATGCATAAACCTCTTAATCTCTTGGCACCTACATGCCCCAACTTTTCAGCTGCAATTAAATGCGCATGGGCCTCATCAAATAATTGTTGCGCTCTTTTTAAGTTGGCTTGACTATTAAATATACCCTCATGGTCCAGTTTTTGTCGGTATTTTGCTTCGTCGAGAAAAATTTGACCTAGCTGAAAATTAGCTGCTGAGTCATCGAGATTAGCAGCTGCTCTATAGCACTCAATCATCATGATTTCTGCATAGGGGAGTTTTTTATGATTCTTCAATTTTTTAAAAATTGTAGCTAATTCAAAATAATAGAGTATTTCCTTCTTCAGAATTTCATCCCCAGGCTGATTACTTACTCTATTGGCTTGCATAGCCTTTATTTTTTTTGTAATTCTTCTTATTTTCCATCGTTTAAAGATAAACATGCCCTACTCCCTTACCTAAGCTGTTAGGTCAAATAATATTTGTAGTAAAAAAATTATCGCAATAATTAAAACCATCAAGAGAATGATTTTGAATCCTAATATAGTGGAATCTCTCCCACGACTGGCAGGCTTGGAAGGTGATTTTTCTTGCATGCTTTCTAAAGGCTTTTCCTGAGGTTCTAAATAGTTTTTATCAATATAGTTAGAGATGTAATAAGAAAGATAGCCCATAATTAAGCTCGGTGTAAAAAAGATAAGCCAAACCAGTGTTTTGCTAGCAGTAGGGCTGAAATAATATTCATCTTCACCATATGCTATCATGGTACTAACAAAATCAGGGATATCGTAATCCAACTGCCAAATTAAGAAAGGAACAATATAAAAGCTAAAGAAGAATAGACCTAATGAAATTACCAGGCAAATAATTCCTAGAATATGTAGTTTACTATTCTCGTATATATTATGCTGCATAGTATTCCCATGATTCGATTAGTTTAAAGTAGTATAATATTATTATTTTTAAGATAGCAGATGGCTATTAATAAGTACAATCGCAATTTAAATATTATTTGTTTATTAATCAATGAATTAAAAAGGCTGCTTATGAAACGTTATGTTTTTATGCTTTCTGATGGTACAGGAATTACTGCTGAGACATTAGGTAATAGTCTGATTACACAATTTGAGAATATACAATTTGAAAAAATAACAATACCCTATATAGATTCAACTCACAGAGCAGAAAGCGTTGTGCTAAGAATTAATCAATGTTTTTCAGAGCAAGGAACCAAGCCTTTAGTATTTATGACTTTAGTTGATCCTGAAATTAGACAGGCTATTAAAAAAGCGCATGCCTGTGTTTTTGATTTGTTTAGTATTTTTATTGGACCATTGGAAAATGAGCTAGAGGAGAAATCATCTTATACTGTAGGTAGAACTCATGGGGTAGCGAATGTGAAGTCCTATTCGCATCGCATTGAAGCAATTGATTTTGCCCTTTCACATGACGATGGAATAAAAACACGCGGTTACGATAAGGCGGATATTATTCTTATAGGGGTCTCACGTTGTGGTAAAACTCCCAGTTGCTTATATATGGCGCTTCAATATGGCATTTTAGCAGCCAATTATCCTTTTACAGAAGAAGATTTGGTGGGTTTTCGCTTACCAGAGGTATTAAGACCTTATAAGCAAAAATTATTTGGATTAACAATTGATCCACAACGCTTGCAACAAATTCGCTCTGAGCGTAGACCAAATAGTAAATATGCCTCTGCAGAGCAGTGCAGATTGGAAGTAACAGAAGTAGAAGCCATGTACCAACGAGAAAATATTCCTTATATCAATTCAACAAAATATTCCATAGAAGAGATATCGACAAAAGTTCTTGCTATTGCTGGTTTACAAAGGAAAATATAAAGCTTATTTTTGAAAGCTATGATTTCAGTAAAGGGGGTTATGCTATATGCTTAGCCCCCTTCTGGTCTGTTCTAAAATCTGTAAAGATAATAGATTGGGCTTGAATATATTAATCTTTTTAATTTACCATCCACATAGCCATAAAATCACTTACTTTCATAGATGATAGTGTGTTAGTGTCGCTCATGGTATGAATAATTCTTTCAACCATGTCAGTAGAAAACCTTGTACTCAGATTACGTTTGAATTTAGACATTAAAACAGGAATTCCCTCTTCTCGTCTACGTTTATGACCAATTGGATATTCTATAGTTATTAGTTCGCTTTCTGAGCCATCTTTAAAGATAATTCTCATGCTGTTAGCTATTGAGCGCTTTTCAGGATCATGATAATCGCGTGAAAATTGTTCATTTTCTGTTACGTGCATTTTAGCTCGTAAAGCATCTATTCTGGGATCTGAGGCAACATCGTCTTCATAATGTTCCGCTTTTAAATCGCCAAAGAGAAGTCCTACTGCAACCATATATTGCAAACAGTGATCTCTGTCAGCAGGATTATATAAAGCGCCTTGTTTACTTATTATTCTTATTGCCGATTCATGAGTAATTAATTCAATTCGAGAGATATCATCTAATCTATTTTTTACTATAGGATGTAATTTTACTGCGCATTCGACAGCGGTTTGTGCATGAAATTCAGCAGGATATGATAGCTTGAATAATACATTTTCCATCACATAACTGCCATAAGGGCGTTGAAATTTGAAGTATTTTTTACCAAATAACACGTCATAAAATCCCCATGTTTGCGCAGTCAAGGCACTTGGGTATCCCATTTCCCCCGCTTTAGCAATTAAAGCCAAACGAACTGCGCGGGAAGTCGCATCTCCTGCTGCCCATGATTTCCTTGAACCTGCATTGGGAGCATGTCTATAAGTTCTCAAGCTTTGCCCATCCACAAAAACTTGTGAGAGAGTTCTTAGCATCATATCACGATCTGCTCCAAACAAATGAGCAGCAACAGCGGCACTTGCTACTTTTACTAATATGACATGATCAAGGCCGACGCGATTGAAGCTATTTTCCAGTGCCAGGCAGCCTTGAATTTCATGTGCTTTAATCATTGCCGTAAGCACATCTTGCATCAGAATAGGGGGACGTCCATGATTACAATTTTCTCGACACAAATAATCAGCAACGGCCAAAATAGCACCTAAATTATCAGAAGGATGCCCCCATTCTGCAGCAAGCCAAGTATCATTAAAGTCTAGCCAACGTATCATCGTACCAATGTTAAAGGCAGCTTGAACTGGATCCAATTCATAATTAGTGCCTGGTACTCTCGCGCCTCCAGGAAGAGTTGCTCCAGGTACTATAGGCCCCATCAATTTGGTACATTCTTGAAAGTTAAGGGCCAATATGCCACATCCAAGTGTATCCATTAAACATAATCGTGCAGTCTCATAGGCCTGGACACTATCAATTTTTTTGTTTAATACATAATCAGCTATATCGGTTATAACCTGATCATAATCTGGCTTAACATTATCCTCTACATAATTGTGCATATTAACCTCGTGTCTCAATAGCAGGAAATGGCCTGGAATCTGGGCCTATATATTCTGAAGTAGGTCTTATTAGCTTATTATTTGCTCTTTGCTCAAATACATGCGCAGACCATCCTGTGATGCGTGACATCACAAAAATGGGGGTAAATAAATGTGTTGGTATGTCGCAGTAATGATAAGCAGATGCGCTATAAAAATCCAGATTGGGAAATAATTTTTTCTCTTGCCGCATGATTTCTTCAATACGTTCTGAAATGTGATATAAAAGGAGGTTTCCTTTTTCTTCACCCAATCTAAATGACCATTTCTTAATAATATCTGAACGGGGATCACAAGTGGTATACACCCTATGCCCAAATCCCATAATCAGTTCTTTGCTGGCAAGCATTTGCTTTATGCCTATTGCTGCTTCATCAGGGGTTTTAAAGCGCTCAATTAACTCCATAGCTGCTTCATTAGCACCACCATGCAAAGGACCACGCAATGTTCCTATAGCACTTGTGATTGCTGAATAAAAATCTGCCAGTGTTGCAGCTGTAACTCTTGCAGCAAAGGTAGAAGCATTAAATTCATGTTCAGCATACAAAATTAATGAGACATTCATCATATCGGTTTCTATTTTGCTGGGCTTGCGTCCGTGTAATAAAGCGAGAAAGTGTCCGCCTGTTGTGTTTTCTTCACTTAAGCCAGAGATTTCTTTATTTTTGAAATGATATGCATACCAATAACACATTATTCCTGGGAAAAGAGCTAGCAAACGATCTGCTATTTCATATTGTTGCTTAAAATTATCTTCAGGTTCGATAGTACCCAAAAAAGAACACGCTGTTCGCAGTACATCCATTGGATGAGTATTTTTAGGTATAAGCTTCAAAACCGTTTTAAGCA
Coding sequences within:
- a CDS encoding prepilin peptidase; amino-acid sequence: MINALIINYPWFMYLVVGLFSLAIGSLLNVIIYRIPIILQEEWKEQCCELFHLEQQKEKIKLNLFLPRSFCPHCKAMVKWWQNIPLLSYILLRGRCYQCDSRISIRYPFVELLTTVLSLYASWHFGFTTQLLFALLAIWILIPLAFIDLDHQLLPDSLTLGLLWLGLIANTQNVFVSLNVAVLSCVGAYLSLWIFINLFYLMTGKVGMGHGDFKLFAAFGAWFGWMYLPLILLISSITGAIIGLFYLKTNGKSRDTTIPFGPFLCISGLITMFWGDLIINWYIGYWM
- a CDS encoding cyclic nucleotide-binding domain-containing protein, which codes for MNQNDTSKNCNQLDNELIGSYQSITIGFSKDDLVSFSKIGKPREYPAGSIIYNEGDLADSFFIIVEGVAEIFKKTIDEFEEHNIHVIATLTKDEIVGEMALVENNRRSASVKAKTDLTVIEYPLEKVKAKPKLNLILIKNMAQILSRRLRFTNEVTVKNMQQALKEAAGRNALGVFIIALLWIICLYTLSLHFLVTIIHQVTVTTVLSICLISIFAVAILIAMHFTGLPYSRFGITAKDWGKTILEALAFTIPVMLFVLIIKVFFIIGIEHLDNNLLFSGTKRFLVNNEVDWVHYFAMIFLYSLFAPIQELMARSALQSTFFHFLPGEKIFRQWNAIFLSNLIFATMHTHLGLTFASLTFIAGLFWGWLFHRQKSLLGVSISHVILGVWSLFIVGLR
- a CDS encoding pyruvate, water dikinase regulatory protein, whose amino-acid sequence is MKRYVFMLSDGTGITAETLGNSLITQFENIQFEKITIPYIDSTHRAESVVLRINQCFSEQGTKPLVFMTLVDPEIRQAIKKAHACVFDLFSIFIGPLENELEEKSSYTVGRTHGVANVKSYSHRIEAIDFALSHDDGIKTRGYDKADIILIGVSRCGKTPSCLYMALQYGILAANYPFTEEDLVGFRLPEVLRPYKQKLFGLTIDPQRLQQIRSERRPNSKYASAEQCRLEVTEVEAMYQRENIPYINSTKYSIEEISTKVLAIAGLQRKI
- a CDS encoding bifunctional 2-methylcitrate dehydratase/aconitate hydratase — translated: MHNYVEDNVKPDYDQVITDIADYVLNKKIDSVQAYETARLCLMDTLGCGILALNFQECTKLMGPIVPGATLPGGARVPGTNYELDPVQAAFNIGTMIRWLDFNDTWLAAEWGHPSDNLGAILAVADYLCRENCNHGRPPILMQDVLTAMIKAHEIQGCLALENSFNRVGLDHVILVKVASAAVAAHLFGADRDMMLRTLSQVFVDGQSLRTYRHAPNAGSRKSWAAGDATSRAVRLALIAKAGEMGYPSALTAQTWGFYDVLFGKKYFKFQRPYGSYVMENVLFKLSYPAEFHAQTAVECAVKLHPIVKNRLDDISRIELITHESAIRIISKQGALYNPADRDHCLQYMVAVGLLFGDLKAEHYEDDVASDPRIDALRAKMHVTENEQFSRDYHDPEKRSIANSMRIIFKDGSESELITIEYPIGHKRRREEGIPVLMSKFKRNLSTRFSTDMVERIIHTMSDTNTLSSMKVSDFMAMWMVN
- the prpC gene encoding 2-methylcitrate synthase yields the protein MSSKSGGLAGVVAGQSAIATVGLAGKGLNYRGYSINDLAEYASFEEVAYLLHYGELPTQKELDVYIKKLVNLRNIPDVLKTVLKLIPKNTHPMDVLRTACSFLGTIEPEDNFKQQYEIADRLLALFPGIMCYWYAYHFKNKEISGLSEENTTGGHFLALLHGRKPSKIETDMMNVSLILYAEHEFNASTFAARVTAATLADFYSAITSAIGTLRGPLHGGANEAAMELIERFKTPDEAAIGIKQMLASKELIMGFGHRVYTTCDPRSDIIKKWSFRLGEEKGNLLLYHISERIEEIMRQEKKLFPNLDFYSASAYHYCDIPTHLFTPIFVMSRITGWSAHVFEQRANNKLIRPTSEYIGPDSRPFPAIETRG